In Juglans regia cultivar Chandler chromosome 13, Walnut 2.0, whole genome shotgun sequence, the following proteins share a genomic window:
- the LOC109010840 gene encoding probable WRKY transcription factor 27, giving the protein MADDWDLHAVVRSCKSAATKNSIATNTNTNTSIAAASEDPLACLASLTFEEENDLLSFPLLAEPRTNAFHELQELCKSFFPTTTTSTATTTTSHRIISPNSSSISDVQRRRHPVQPNPTISAARSRFKPEPSASSSSGLGGVQDQQQRRHAQQQPQQQNQPYQQRQQVNQQEFQRPRASSAMSLPAAMQSQAPRSRKRKSQQKRTVCHVTAENLSADMWAWRKYGQKPIKGSPYPRNYYRCSSSKGCPARKQVERSNIDPNIFIVTYTGDHSHPRPTHRNSLSGSTRNKCSTSGVMSTDKDNSGSPITANAASCSSPQSTTNLSPTTQLTVQTDEEAVITNKNSNEDNKIMVDANDKERKEMADDADDDDDDDDDQEDDDQILIPNMAMTEDIFMGLQQLGYSSPGGGSGDNFSDDGRANSGSWPQCDSAAAMDGCS; this is encoded by the exons ATGGCCGATGACTGGGATCTACATGCGGTGGTGCGGAGTTGCAAATCCGCCGCCACCAAAAACAGCATCGccaccaacaccaacaccaacaccagCATCGCCGCCGCCTCAGAAGACCCTTTGGCTTGCCTGGCCTCTCTAACTTTTGAGGAGGAAAATGACTTGTTATCTTTTCCCCTTCTTGCAGAGCCCAGAACCAATGCTTTCCATGAATTGCAAGAACTTTGCAAGTCCTTTTTCCCCACTACTACCACTAGTACTGCCACTACCACGACTAGCCATCGTATAATTAGCCCTAATTCCTCCTCCATTTCAGATGTACAGAGACGGCGACACCCAGTACAGCCCAATCCTACGATTAGTGCAGCTAGGTCTCGTTTCAAACCCGAACCATCGGCCTCCTCGTCTTCTGGGCTTGGAGGAGTCCAAGACCAACAACAACGGAGACATGCACAGCAACAAccacaacaacaaaatcaaCCGTATCAACAACGACAGCAAGTCAATCAACAGGAGTTCCAAAGGCCTCGTGCCAGTTCTGCAATGTCTTTACCCGCAGCAATGCAATCTCAGGCCCCCAGATCAAGAAAAAG GAAGAGCCAGCAGAAGAGAACGGTATGCCATGTGACCGCAGAGAATCTGTCAGCGGATATGTGGGCATGGCGTAAATACGGACAAAAGCCCATCAAAGGTTCTCCATATCCAAG aaactaCTACCGGTGCAGCAGCTCAAAAGGGTGCCCCGCAAGAAAACAAGTAGAGCGAAGCAACATCGATCCCAACATCTTCATCGTCACGTACACCGGCGACCACAGCCACCCTCGGCCCACCCACCGAAACTCGCTCTCCGGCAGTACACGCAACAAATGCTCCACATCCGGCGTTATGTCCACAGACAAAGACAATTCCGGGTCACCGATCACAGCTAATGCAGCCTCATGCTCGTCTCCACAGTCGACGACAAACCTCTCTCCCACAACCCAGCTCACAGTTCAAACAGATGAAGAGGCAGTTATTACTAACAAGAACAGCAACGAAGATAATAAGATCATGGTTGATGCGAACGacaaagagagaaaggaaatggCGGATGATGcggacgacgacgacgacgacgacgatgaTCAGGAAGATGATGATCAGATTCTGATTCCGAACATGGCCATGACTGAGGACATCTTCATGGGGCTGCAACAGCTTGGATATAGTAGTCCTGGTGGAGGCTCCGGGGACAATTTCTCGGATGATGGTAGAGCAAATTCAGGTTCTTGGCCTCAGTGTGACTCAGCCGCCGCCATGGATGGCTGCTCATGA
- the LOC109010837 gene encoding uncharacterized protein At3g49140-like isoform X1, protein MMMMMIESAMAVRFPAGSNVFSSTAFPYCRSMWSSEDVHGTHVTSCRLPHSCGFNVPWNRTQRLKGMPLRRRNSLVKNRIQASVEKLDSAWDPKRQNGRSQYHPSEEIAESTSENSDDAKLTAAETARTIIEVNSKATLMFSSLINDEVHENVILPDLPCVTDEHGNIYFQVNNGDNVFQSLSSENNFVQVIIGLDTMEILSEMELEGPSEIDFGIEEIEDEDSDVEDDDNEEDAEEEDNDEDDDYDTDWVAVLEDEDDEDDSDETLADWAKLETMRSSHPMQFAKKLAEVASDAPIDWMDQPSASLAIQGLLRPAFIEEQSIIQKNLSDHQSSNADINQVEKNLGDKIEDLGMINGHRRESGSSEDSSVWADETEKDEISVNGTSFYRLEMIRIQLFSSYGHPAVVEVEDFVNAQPDAIAHSAAKIISRVKAGGEKTAQALKSLCWRCKGIQVEEAALIGVDSLGFDLKVCSGTQVQTLRFAFNSQATSEYSADRQLNDLLFPRILQKPQQMKKSHQNEC, encoded by the exons atgatgatgatgatgatcgaaTCAGCCATGGCTGTCAGATTCCCCGCCGGCTCAAATGTCTTCTCTTCCACCGCCTTTCCCT ATTGTCGTTCAATGTGGAGCTCGGAGGATGTTCATGGAACCCACGTCACCTCTTGCCGACTCCCTCACTCTTGCGGTTTTAATGTGCCGTG GAATAGAACTCAAAGATTAAAAGGTATGCCCTTGAGAAGAAGGAATAGTCTCgtaaaaaatagaattcaaGCATCTGTGGAGAAATTGGACTCAGCTTGGGATCCTAAAAGGCAAAACGGTAGGTCACAATATCATCCATCTGAGGAAATTGCTGAGTCAACATCAGAAAATAGTGACGATGCTAAACTTACTGCTGCAGAAACTGCTAGGACAATAATTGAG GTAAACAGCAAAGCAACACTGATGTTTTCCAGTTTGATCAATGATGAAGTTCATGAGAATGTTATACTGCCTGACTTGCCTTGTGTTACTGACGAACATGGAA ATATATACTTTCAAGTGAACAACGGTGACAATGTTTTTCAATCCTTGTCTTCAGAAAATAACTTCGTG CAAGTCATCATAGGTTTGGATACTATGGAAATTCTAAGTGAGATGGAGTTAGAAGGTCCATCAGAAATTGATTTTGGAATCGAGgaaattgaagatgaagatagCGATGTTGAAGATGACGACAATGAAGAGGATGCTGAGGAGGAAGataatgatgaagatgatgattatgatACG GACTGGGTTGCCGTTCTTGAAGACgaagatgatgaggatgattCTGATGAGACACTTGCAGATTGGGCAAAGTTGGAGACGATGCGTTCCTCTCATCCAATGCAATTTGCCAAAAAGCTTGCTGAG GTTGCTTCAGATGCTCCTATTGACTGGATGGACCAACCTTCAGCTAGTCTTGCCATCCAAGGCCTTCTAAGACCTGCCTTTATTGAGGAACAATCTATCATCCAAAAGAATCTATCTGATCATCAGTCCAGTAATGCTGACATAAATCAGGTTGAAAAAAATCTAGGAGACAAAATAGAAGATCTTGGCATGATTAATGGTCATAGACGTGAATCAGGATCATCTGAGGATAGTTCAGTCTGGGCAGATGAAACAGAGAAGGATGAAATTTCTGTGAATGGGACTTCATTTTACAGGCTGGAGATGATTAGGATTCAATTGTTCTCCTCATATGGGCATCCG GCTGTTGTTGAAGTAGAAGACTTTGTGAACGCTCAACCCGATGCCATTGCACACTCAGCAGCCAAAATTATATCTCGTGTGAAAGCTGGTGGAGAAAAGACCGCACAGGCGCTCAAATCTCTCTGTTGGAGATGTAAGGGCATTCAAGTGGAG GAGGCAGCACTTATTGGTGTAGATTCCCTTGGGTTTGACTTAAAGGTTTGCTCAGGAACACAAGTTCAAACTTTGCGGTTTGCGTTTAATTCGCAG GCTACGTCAGAGTACAGTGCTGATAGACAGCTTAATGATCTACTCTTCCCAAGGATCCTCCAAAAGCCGCAACAGATGAAAAAATCTCATCAGAATGAATGCTAA
- the LOC109010836 gene encoding uncharacterized protein LOC109010836 isoform X2, with protein sequence MAFPTDPVSNFLQSATSNLLSLFTAHKSTAPSSSLTSPPHICLPLLLPFSNSPLDSGLPAIKGGVPSSPDSGFSSAFPSTVRVSGLNSNGRGGGPAFVGQVFSMCDLSGTGLMAVSTHFDIPFLSKRTPDWLKKIFATINKSERNGPVFRFFMDLGDAVAYVKRLNIPSGVVGACRLDLAYEHFKEKPHMFQFVPNEKQVKAANKLLKTIPQNGGGKKVDGVPVFSAQNLDIAIATTDGIKWYTPYFFDKNVLDNILEESVDQHFYSLIQTRHMQRRRDVIDDNLAAEAIEEMGDNLWEPPEVQELLDEMGNPGIPLSVISKAAEMQLLYAVDKVILGNRWLRKATGIQPKFPYMVDSFEKRSAASVLRASESGSCLANPEMGKNDSKDYQHQGTSELTLRDNIQVNRDYNGWNHNWGGRSDD encoded by the exons ATGGCGTTCCCAACTGACCCCGTCTCCAACTTCCTCCAATCTGCCACTTCCAATCTCCTCTCCCTCTTCACTGCCCACAAATCGACGGCTCCCTCGTCCTCTCTAACCTCGCCTCCTCATATCTGCCTCCCACTTCTCCTCCCCTTCTCCAATTCACCTTTAGACTCGGGTCTCCCTGCCATCAAGGGTGGCGTCCCATCATCTCCCGATTCCGGCTTCTCCTCCGCATTCCCATCCACAGTCAGGGTTTCCGGGCTCAACTCCAACGGCAGGGGTGGTGGGCCCGCCTTCGTGGGCCAGGTCTTCAGTATGTGCGACCTTTCCGGAACTGGTCTCATGGCCGTCTCCACCCACTTCGACATTCCCTTCCTCTCCAAAAG AACACCCGATTGGCTTAAGAAGATTTTTGCAACAATTAATAAGAGTGAAAGAAATGGCCCTGTATTCCGTTTTTTTATGGATTTAGGTGATGCGG TGGCATATGTCAAAAGGTTGAATATCCCAAGTGGTGTGGTGGGTGCCTGTCGTCTTGATTTAGCATACGAGCATTTCAAG GAAAAACCTCATATGTTCCAGTTCGTTCCAAATGAGAAACAG GTCAAGGCTGCCAACAAACTTCTGAAGACGATCCCACAGAATGGAGGAGGCAAAAAGGTTGATGGTGTTCCCGTTTTTAGTGCTCAAAACCTGGATATCGCAATAGCAACTACAGATGGGATTAAGTG GTATACTCCATACTTCTTTGATAAAAATGTTCTTGATAACATTCTTGAAGAATCTGTTGACCAACATTTCTATTCTTTAATTCAAACTCGGCACATGCAACGTCGACGGGATGTCATTGATGACAACTTGGCCGCAGAAGCAATTGAAGAGATGGGTGATAACTTGTGGGAGCCTCCAGAG GTTCAAGAACTGCTGGATGAGATGGGCAATCCTGGAATACCTTTGAGTGTTATTTCAAAGGCTGCTGAAATGCAGCTTCTTTATGCAGTTGACAAAGTAATTCTCGGTAACAGGTGGTTGCGGAAAGCTACAGGCATACAGCCAAAGTTTCCTTATATGGTTGACTCATTTGAGAAAAG GAGTGCTGCTTCTGTTCTGAGAGCATCAGAGTCCGGCAGCTGTCTTGCCAACCCTGAGATGGGAAAAAATGACAGTAAAGATTATCAACACCAAGGCACTTCAGAACTCACATTAAGAGATAATATTCAAGTGAACCGAG ATTACAATGGTTGGAATCACAACTGGGGAGGCAGGTCAGATGACTAA
- the LOC109010837 gene encoding uncharacterized protein At3g49140-like isoform X3 has protein sequence MMMMMIESAMAVRFPAGSNVFSSTAFPYCRSMWSSEDVHGTHVTSCRLPHSCGFNVPWNRTQRLKGMPLRRRNSLVKNRIQASVEKLDSAWDPKRQNVRRFQVNSKATLMFSSLINDEVHENVILPDLPCVTDEHGNIYFQVNNGDNVFQSLSSENNFVQVIIGLDTMEILSEMELEGPSEIDFGIEEIEDEDSDVEDDDNEEDAEEEDNDEDDDYDTDWVAVLEDEDDEDDSDETLADWAKLETMRSSHPMQFAKKLAEVASDAPIDWMDQPSASLAIQGLLRPAFIEEQSIIQKNLSDHQSSNADINQVEKNLGDKIEDLGMINGHRRESGSSEDSSVWADETEKDEISVNGTSFYRLEMIRIQLFSSYGHPAVVEVEDFVNAQPDAIAHSAAKIISRVKAGGEKTAQALKSLCWRCKGIQVEEAALIGVDSLGFDLKVCSGTQVQTLRFAFNSQATSEYSADRQLNDLLFPRILQKPQQMKKSHQNEC, from the exons atgatgatgatgatgatcgaaTCAGCCATGGCTGTCAGATTCCCCGCCGGCTCAAATGTCTTCTCTTCCACCGCCTTTCCCT ATTGTCGTTCAATGTGGAGCTCGGAGGATGTTCATGGAACCCACGTCACCTCTTGCCGACTCCCTCACTCTTGCGGTTTTAATGTGCCGTG GAATAGAACTCAAAGATTAAAAGGTATGCCCTTGAGAAGAAGGAATAGTCTCgtaaaaaatagaattcaaGCATCTGTGGAGAAATTGGACTCAGCTTGGGATCCTAAAAGGCAAAACG TGCGTCGCTTTCAGGTAAACAGCAAAGCAACACTGATGTTTTCCAGTTTGATCAATGATGAAGTTCATGAGAATGTTATACTGCCTGACTTGCCTTGTGTTACTGACGAACATGGAA ATATATACTTTCAAGTGAACAACGGTGACAATGTTTTTCAATCCTTGTCTTCAGAAAATAACTTCGTG CAAGTCATCATAGGTTTGGATACTATGGAAATTCTAAGTGAGATGGAGTTAGAAGGTCCATCAGAAATTGATTTTGGAATCGAGgaaattgaagatgaagatagCGATGTTGAAGATGACGACAATGAAGAGGATGCTGAGGAGGAAGataatgatgaagatgatgattatgatACG GACTGGGTTGCCGTTCTTGAAGACgaagatgatgaggatgattCTGATGAGACACTTGCAGATTGGGCAAAGTTGGAGACGATGCGTTCCTCTCATCCAATGCAATTTGCCAAAAAGCTTGCTGAG GTTGCTTCAGATGCTCCTATTGACTGGATGGACCAACCTTCAGCTAGTCTTGCCATCCAAGGCCTTCTAAGACCTGCCTTTATTGAGGAACAATCTATCATCCAAAAGAATCTATCTGATCATCAGTCCAGTAATGCTGACATAAATCAGGTTGAAAAAAATCTAGGAGACAAAATAGAAGATCTTGGCATGATTAATGGTCATAGACGTGAATCAGGATCATCTGAGGATAGTTCAGTCTGGGCAGATGAAACAGAGAAGGATGAAATTTCTGTGAATGGGACTTCATTTTACAGGCTGGAGATGATTAGGATTCAATTGTTCTCCTCATATGGGCATCCG GCTGTTGTTGAAGTAGAAGACTTTGTGAACGCTCAACCCGATGCCATTGCACACTCAGCAGCCAAAATTATATCTCGTGTGAAAGCTGGTGGAGAAAAGACCGCACAGGCGCTCAAATCTCTCTGTTGGAGATGTAAGGGCATTCAAGTGGAG GAGGCAGCACTTATTGGTGTAGATTCCCTTGGGTTTGACTTAAAGGTTTGCTCAGGAACACAAGTTCAAACTTTGCGGTTTGCGTTTAATTCGCAG GCTACGTCAGAGTACAGTGCTGATAGACAGCTTAATGATCTACTCTTCCCAAGGATCCTCCAAAAGCCGCAACAGATGAAAAAATCTCATCAGAATGAATGCTAA
- the LOC109010837 gene encoding uncharacterized protein At3g49140-like isoform X2, whose product MMMMMIESAMAVRFPAGSNVFSSTAFPYCRSMWSSEDVHGTHVTSCRLPHSCGFNVPWNRTQRLKGMPLRRRNSLVKNRIQASVEKLDSAWDPKRQNVGLVRRFQVNSKATLMFSSLINDEVHENVILPDLPCVTDEHGNIYFQVNNGDNVFQSLSSENNFVQVIIGLDTMEILSEMELEGPSEIDFGIEEIEDEDSDVEDDDNEEDAEEEDNDEDDDYDTDWVAVLEDEDDEDDSDETLADWAKLETMRSSHPMQFAKKLAEVASDAPIDWMDQPSASLAIQGLLRPAFIEEQSIIQKNLSDHQSSNADINQVEKNLGDKIEDLGMINGHRRESGSSEDSSVWADETEKDEISVNGTSFYRLEMIRIQLFSSYGHPAVVEVEDFVNAQPDAIAHSAAKIISRVKAGGEKTAQALKSLCWRCKGIQVEEAALIGVDSLGFDLKVCSGTQVQTLRFAFNSQATSEYSADRQLNDLLFPRILQKPQQMKKSHQNEC is encoded by the exons atgatgatgatgatgatcgaaTCAGCCATGGCTGTCAGATTCCCCGCCGGCTCAAATGTCTTCTCTTCCACCGCCTTTCCCT ATTGTCGTTCAATGTGGAGCTCGGAGGATGTTCATGGAACCCACGTCACCTCTTGCCGACTCCCTCACTCTTGCGGTTTTAATGTGCCGTG GAATAGAACTCAAAGATTAAAAGGTATGCCCTTGAGAAGAAGGAATAGTCTCgtaaaaaatagaattcaaGCATCTGTGGAGAAATTGGACTCAGCTTGGGATCCTAAAAGGCAAAACG TTGGTTTAGTGCGTCGCTTTCAGGTAAACAGCAAAGCAACACTGATGTTTTCCAGTTTGATCAATGATGAAGTTCATGAGAATGTTATACTGCCTGACTTGCCTTGTGTTACTGACGAACATGGAA ATATATACTTTCAAGTGAACAACGGTGACAATGTTTTTCAATCCTTGTCTTCAGAAAATAACTTCGTG CAAGTCATCATAGGTTTGGATACTATGGAAATTCTAAGTGAGATGGAGTTAGAAGGTCCATCAGAAATTGATTTTGGAATCGAGgaaattgaagatgaagatagCGATGTTGAAGATGACGACAATGAAGAGGATGCTGAGGAGGAAGataatgatgaagatgatgattatgatACG GACTGGGTTGCCGTTCTTGAAGACgaagatgatgaggatgattCTGATGAGACACTTGCAGATTGGGCAAAGTTGGAGACGATGCGTTCCTCTCATCCAATGCAATTTGCCAAAAAGCTTGCTGAG GTTGCTTCAGATGCTCCTATTGACTGGATGGACCAACCTTCAGCTAGTCTTGCCATCCAAGGCCTTCTAAGACCTGCCTTTATTGAGGAACAATCTATCATCCAAAAGAATCTATCTGATCATCAGTCCAGTAATGCTGACATAAATCAGGTTGAAAAAAATCTAGGAGACAAAATAGAAGATCTTGGCATGATTAATGGTCATAGACGTGAATCAGGATCATCTGAGGATAGTTCAGTCTGGGCAGATGAAACAGAGAAGGATGAAATTTCTGTGAATGGGACTTCATTTTACAGGCTGGAGATGATTAGGATTCAATTGTTCTCCTCATATGGGCATCCG GCTGTTGTTGAAGTAGAAGACTTTGTGAACGCTCAACCCGATGCCATTGCACACTCAGCAGCCAAAATTATATCTCGTGTGAAAGCTGGTGGAGAAAAGACCGCACAGGCGCTCAAATCTCTCTGTTGGAGATGTAAGGGCATTCAAGTGGAG GAGGCAGCACTTATTGGTGTAGATTCCCTTGGGTTTGACTTAAAGGTTTGCTCAGGAACACAAGTTCAAACTTTGCGGTTTGCGTTTAATTCGCAG GCTACGTCAGAGTACAGTGCTGATAGACAGCTTAATGATCTACTCTTCCCAAGGATCCTCCAAAAGCCGCAACAGATGAAAAAATCTCATCAGAATGAATGCTAA
- the LOC109010836 gene encoding uncharacterized protein LOC109010836 isoform X1, with translation MAFPTDPVSNFLQSATSNLLSLFTAHKSTAPSSSLTSPPHICLPLLLPFSNSPLDSGLPAIKGGVPSSPDSGFSSAFPSTVRVSGLNSNGRGGGPAFVGQVFSMCDLSGTGLMAVSTHFDIPFLSKRTPDWLKKIFATINKSERNGPVFRFFMDLGDAVAYVKRLNIPSGVVGACRLDLAYEHFKEKPHMFQFVPNEKQVKAANKLLKTIPQNGGGKKVDGVPVFSAQNLDIAIATTDGIKWYTPYFFDKNVLDNILEESVDQHFYSLIQTRHMQRRRDVIDDNLAAEAIEEMGDNLWEPPEVQELLDEMGNPGIPLSVISKAAEMQLLYAVDKVILGNRWLRKATGIQPKFPYMVDSFEKRSAASVLRASESGSCLANPEMGKNDSKDYQHQGTSELTLRDNIQVNRGYIPDFRLPFIDLFSHMWAKKSCQTEDSLKECIKQNLKPNPFLPKITMVGITTGEAGQMTKASLKKTMEDLTKELEQTGQAHTGNATGSSSSINDFKSEDRDPLFVANVGDYYSGMAKTGSARWVRGRNI, from the exons ATGGCGTTCCCAACTGACCCCGTCTCCAACTTCCTCCAATCTGCCACTTCCAATCTCCTCTCCCTCTTCACTGCCCACAAATCGACGGCTCCCTCGTCCTCTCTAACCTCGCCTCCTCATATCTGCCTCCCACTTCTCCTCCCCTTCTCCAATTCACCTTTAGACTCGGGTCTCCCTGCCATCAAGGGTGGCGTCCCATCATCTCCCGATTCCGGCTTCTCCTCCGCATTCCCATCCACAGTCAGGGTTTCCGGGCTCAACTCCAACGGCAGGGGTGGTGGGCCCGCCTTCGTGGGCCAGGTCTTCAGTATGTGCGACCTTTCCGGAACTGGTCTCATGGCCGTCTCCACCCACTTCGACATTCCCTTCCTCTCCAAAAG AACACCCGATTGGCTTAAGAAGATTTTTGCAACAATTAATAAGAGTGAAAGAAATGGCCCTGTATTCCGTTTTTTTATGGATTTAGGTGATGCGG TGGCATATGTCAAAAGGTTGAATATCCCAAGTGGTGTGGTGGGTGCCTGTCGTCTTGATTTAGCATACGAGCATTTCAAG GAAAAACCTCATATGTTCCAGTTCGTTCCAAATGAGAAACAG GTCAAGGCTGCCAACAAACTTCTGAAGACGATCCCACAGAATGGAGGAGGCAAAAAGGTTGATGGTGTTCCCGTTTTTAGTGCTCAAAACCTGGATATCGCAATAGCAACTACAGATGGGATTAAGTG GTATACTCCATACTTCTTTGATAAAAATGTTCTTGATAACATTCTTGAAGAATCTGTTGACCAACATTTCTATTCTTTAATTCAAACTCGGCACATGCAACGTCGACGGGATGTCATTGATGACAACTTGGCCGCAGAAGCAATTGAAGAGATGGGTGATAACTTGTGGGAGCCTCCAGAG GTTCAAGAACTGCTGGATGAGATGGGCAATCCTGGAATACCTTTGAGTGTTATTTCAAAGGCTGCTGAAATGCAGCTTCTTTATGCAGTTGACAAAGTAATTCTCGGTAACAGGTGGTTGCGGAAAGCTACAGGCATACAGCCAAAGTTTCCTTATATGGTTGACTCATTTGAGAAAAG GAGTGCTGCTTCTGTTCTGAGAGCATCAGAGTCCGGCAGCTGTCTTGCCAACCCTGAGATGGGAAAAAATGACAGTAAAGATTATCAACACCAAGGCACTTCAGAACTCACATTAAGAGATAATATTCAAGTGAACCGAGGTTACATACCTGATTTCAGGTTACCTTTTATTGATTTGTTTAGTCATATGTGGGCAAAAAAATCATGCCAAACAGAAGACTCGTTGAAGGAATGCATAAAACAAAATCTAAAGCCAAATCCTTTTCTTCCAAAGATTACAATGGTTGGAATCACAACTGGGGAGGCAGGTCAGATGACTAAAGCCAGTTTAAAGAAGACAATGGAGGATCTAACAAAAGAGTTGGAGCAAACAGGACAGGCGCATACTGGAAATGCCACaggtagtagtagtagtattaATGACTTTAAAAGTGAAGATAGAGATCCACTATTTGTAGCAAATGTGGGGGATTACTATTCTGGCATGGCAAAGACTGGTTCAGCGCGATGGGTTCGTGGCAGAAATATTTAG
- the LOC109010835 gene encoding protein SAR DEFICIENT 4 — MASTPNPAKSEDPNTNDTNPNYLTTTTFTSPIFISTESLHSLISHQNLIHHFHACLPTVSSSLQTPIRQSYDVSPSSSLLLMPSWSSSPLFPYVGVKLVTYFPQNSALNLPGVHASYVLFSSITGQTLASMDGTVLTLYRTSCVSGLASKILARNDSEILVMIGAGALAPHLIKAHLSARPSLRRVIIWNRTVEKASKLAVEMRESGGFDGVSFESNGCLEEIVGLGDIVSCATNSETPLVKGERLKAGAHLDLVGSFKHSMRECDDEAIRRGRVFVDNEAALVEAGELVGAFEREVIGKGEIGGNIVELIKGEKVGRRNSDEITVFKSVGSAIVDILAAQLVYETYKS, encoded by the coding sequence ATGGCTTCCACACCCAATCCAGCCAAAAGTGAGGACCCCAACACAAATGATACGAATCCCAATTACCTGACAACCACCACCTTCACATCCCCAATCTTCATCTCCACAGAGTCTTTGCACTCCCTCATCTCTCACCAAAATCTAATACACCACTTCCATGCCTGTCTCCCTACAGTCTCATCTTCCCTCCAAACTCCAATTCGCCAAAGCTATGATGTTTCACCGTCTTCCTCTCTCCTACTCATGCCCTCTTGGTCCTCTTCTCCGCTTTTCCCATACGTAGGCGTGAAGCTCGTGACCTACTTTCCACAAAACTCCGCGCTAAATTTGCCAGGAGTGCACGCAAGTTATGTGCTATTCAGCTCGATAACTGGTCAAACTCTGGCCTCCATGGATGGCACTGTATTGACCCTTTATAGAACCTCATGTGTCTCAGGCCTGGCCTCAAAGATTTTGGCTAGAAATGATAGTGAAATCCTTGTGATGATTGGAGCGGGTGCTTTGGCACCCCATTTGATCAAAGCCCATCTTTCGGCTAGACCCAGTTTGAGAAGGGTGATAATTTGGAATAGGACAGTGGAGAAGGCGAGCAAATTGGCCGTCGAAATGCGAGAAAGTGGTGGGTTCGATGGGGTGAGTTTTGAGAGTAATGGATGTTTGGAGGAGATTGTTGGATTGGGAGATATCGTGAGCTGCGCAACGAATTCAGAGACGCCGCTTGTGAAGGGCGAAAGGTTGAAGGCAGGGGCGCATTTGGATTTGGTTGGGTCGTTCAAGCATTCAATGAGGGAATGCGACGACGAGGCAATCAGAAGAGGAAGAGTGTTTGTGGATAATGAGGCCGCGCTGGTTGAAGCAGGGGAATTGGTGGGTGCTTTTGAGAGAGAGGTGATTGGAAAGGGAGAAATTGGAGGGAATATAGTGGAGTTGATAAAGGGAGAGAAAGTTGGCAGGAGAAATTCGGATGAGATAACTGTTTTTAAGTCTGTTGGTTCTGCAATTGTGGACATTCTTGCTGCACAGTTGGTGTATGAGACTTACAAATCATGA